Proteins from a single region of Deltaproteobacteria bacterium:
- a CDS encoding biotin-dependent carboxyltransferase: MLAPGLLSTIQDRGRFGYGRYGVPPSGAIDPFSLRVANLLVDNPEDEACLEITLLGLKVRALTDAAIAVTGADLQPFLNDEPLEMWRSHVLKKGDILSFKGVKSGCRSYLAIGGGISLPVVMGSKSTNISSKFGGLEGRPLRGGDILHSEAPRFHLLAEGRRFPQGWVPPYGKEWRLKVIFGPQDDQFTERGKETFIGSAYQVSPQTDRTGIRLAGAVIERRPEVGESIISEGVISGTIQVPGDGQPIIILVETVTGGYRKIATVITADLPLLGQLRPGDTVRFKQVSLDEASQALGEMEERIKRFKEGLSLS; the protein is encoded by the coding sequence ATATTAGCACCTGGTCTCCTTAGCACCATTCAAGATAGGGGGAGATTCGGCTATGGTCGATACGGGGTCCCCCCCAGCGGGGCCATAGACCCCTTCTCCCTGAGGGTGGCAAACCTGCTCGTGGACAACCCAGAGGATGAGGCGTGCCTGGAGATCACCCTCCTGGGATTAAAGGTCAGGGCCCTAACCGATGCAGCCATCGCCGTTACCGGGGCTGACCTCCAACCTTTTCTCAATGATGAGCCCCTGGAGATGTGGAGGTCTCATGTCCTAAAGAAAGGGGATATCCTTTCATTTAAAGGGGTCAAGAGCGGTTGTCGTTCATATCTAGCCATAGGAGGGGGGATCTCCTTGCCTGTTGTTATGGGGAGTAAATCGACGAACATCTCCTCTAAATTCGGCGGATTGGAGGGAAGACCTCTAAGAGGGGGTGATATCCTTCATTCAGAAGCACCTCGATTTCACCTCCTGGCGGAAGGACGAAGGTTCCCCCAAGGATGGGTTCCGCCATACGGTAAGGAGTGGCGATTAAAGGTGATCTTTGGCCCTCAAGATGACCAATTCACCGAAAGGGGTAAAGAGACCTTTATCGGTTCCGCATACCAAGTAAGCCCCCAAACAGACCGCACCGGTATCAGATTGGCCGGAGCGGTGATCGAGAGAAGGCCTGAGGTAGGCGAGTCGATCATCTCCGAGGGGGTGATCTCCGGGACCATCCAAGTACCCGGGGATGGTCAGCCCATCATCATATTGGTTGAGACTGTAACCGGAGGATATAGGAAGATCGCTACCGTCATCACCGCCGACCTCCCCCTCTTGGGGCAGCTAAGACCCGGGGATACAGTGAGATTCAAACAGGTATCTTTAGATGAGGCCTCCCAAGCCCTAGGGGAGATGGAGGAGAGGATCAAGAGGTTCAAAGAGGGCTTAAGCCTGTCCTAA
- a CDS encoding ABC transporter ATP-binding protein, which translates to MLKVNKIKVHYGRIPALHEVSFEVGEGELVAIVGANGAGKTTALKTVIGALSPVSGDIEFEGTDITRKNSAEVVRLGITYVPEGRHIFGPFTVEENLLLGAFTTGTKGEIEERMDYVYHLFPLLKERYKQKGGTLSGGEQQMLAIGRGLMARPKLLMLDEPSLGLMPKLVAEVFDAISLLKEEGHTILLVEQNVREALELSDRGYILQTGKTIYSGRGKELLESEIVKKAFLGL; encoded by the coding sequence ATGCTAAAGGTAAACAAGATTAAGGTTCATTATGGAAGAATTCCCGCTCTCCACGAGGTCTCGTTTGAGGTAGGGGAGGGGGAATTGGTTGCCATTGTAGGTGCCAACGGCGCTGGCAAGACCACCGCTTTAAAAACAGTTATTGGAGCCCTCAGCCCGGTGTCAGGGGATATTGAGTTTGAAGGAACAGACATCACCAGGAAAAATTCCGCAGAAGTTGTCCGGTTAGGAATTACCTATGTCCCAGAAGGGAGGCATATCTTTGGGCCTTTTACAGTGGAGGAGAACTTACTTTTAGGAGCTTTTACTACCGGCACGAAAGGGGAGATAGAAGAAAGAATGGATTATGTTTACCATCTCTTCCCCCTATTAAAGGAGCGTTACAAGCAAAAGGGGGGGACCCTAAGCGGCGGGGAACAACAAATGCTGGCCATCGGCCGAGGGCTTATGGCCCGGCCGAAGTTGCTAATGCTGGATGAGCCCTCTCTGGGATTAATGCCGAAGCTCGTCGCCGAGGTGTTTGACGCCATCTCCCTATTGAAAGAAGAAGGGCATACTATCCTTCTGGTAGAGCAGAATGTGCGGGAAGCACTGGAGCTATCTGACCGCGGATATATTTTACAGACCGGTAAAACCATCTATTCAGGGCGGGGAAAGGAGTTACTGGAGTCGGAGATCGTCAAGAAGGCCTTTCTAGGATTGTAA
- a CDS encoding ABC transporter ATP-binding protein, producing MLLEVKNLIKEFGGVVANADISLEMEQGEIVGLIGPNGAGKTTLFNCIAGYHEPTGGKVFFEGNDITGWPAHRTARAGIGRTFQVMKIMPTLTVEENAMIGAFSRTGDRWIARKEAQETLELVGLAQEASAYPTELPIATQKRIELARSLATKPKLLMLDEIAAGLNPLETKEIIQTLQRTKEERDLTLFLTEHVMEFIMTISERVIVMAAGRKIAEGIPKEVAREDKVIEAYLGQKYAKGKQD from the coding sequence ATGTTACTGGAAGTTAAGAATCTGATTAAGGAATTTGGAGGAGTGGTAGCCAATGCTGACATCTCTTTAGAGATGGAGCAAGGGGAGATTGTGGGTCTTATCGGTCCTAACGGGGCTGGCAAGACCACCTTGTTTAACTGCATTGCGGGTTATCATGAACCCACCGGTGGGAAGGTCTTTTTCGAAGGGAATGATATTACCGGCTGGCCAGCGCATCGGACTGCCAGAGCGGGGATAGGCCGGACTTTTCAAGTAATGAAGATAATGCCAACCCTGACAGTTGAAGAGAACGCGATGATTGGAGCTTTCAGTCGAACTGGTGATCGGTGGATTGCCAGGAAGGAGGCCCAGGAGACATTGGAGTTAGTAGGTCTGGCACAAGAGGCAAGTGCATATCCCACAGAACTTCCAATAGCTACCCAAAAAAGGATTGAACTGGCTCGATCTCTAGCTACTAAACCCAAACTCTTAATGTTGGACGAAATCGCAGCCGGTCTAAATCCTCTGGAAACTAAGGAGATCATTCAGACTCTGCAAAGGACAAAAGAGGAGAGGGACCTCACCCTTTTTTTGACCGAACATGTTATGGAATTTATAATGACAATCTCGGAGAGGGTGATCGTAATGGCCGCCGGGAGAAAAATCGCTGAGGGAATCCCTAAGGAGGTGGCCAGGGAAGATAAGGTAATCGAGGCATACCTTGGACAGAAATATGCTAAAGGTAAACAAGATTAA
- a CDS encoding putative hydro-lyase, whose protein sequence is MSDIKDISRLSPQEIRNLIREGKWDKPTAGLALGYAQANVVILPARYAFDFFLFCQRNPKPCPLLEVLEPGRCETEFLAPGADIRTDVPSYHIFRHGDLNDTKKDIRNLWQEDFVTFLLGCSFTFEQALLDAHIPVRHIEEKKNIPMYVTHIPCRQGGIFRGPLIVTMRPIPYERVTRVVQITSRYPFVHGAPVHIGSPERIGIKDLSTPDFGEAVKIRGGEVPLFWACGVTPQKALLDAKPEICITHVPGHMFISDIVNEELATL, encoded by the coding sequence ATGTCCGACATCAAAGACATCAGCCGACTCTCTCCCCAAGAAATCCGCAATCTCATCCGAGAAGGCAAATGGGACAAACCAACTGCAGGCCTTGCCCTCGGTTATGCCCAGGCGAACGTTGTCATCTTGCCTGCTCGATATGCCTTCGACTTCTTCCTCTTCTGTCAAAGGAACCCGAAACCATGCCCTTTACTGGAGGTCTTAGAGCCGGGGAGGTGTGAGACGGAGTTTTTGGCCCCTGGTGCAGATATCCGTACTGATGTCCCCAGTTATCATATATTCCGCCATGGTGACTTAAACGATACGAAGAAGGATATAAGAAACCTCTGGCAGGAGGATTTTGTCACCTTCCTCCTGGGTTGTAGCTTCACCTTTGAGCAGGCCCTCCTTGATGCCCACATCCCTGTACGCCACATCGAGGAGAAAAAAAACATCCCCATGTATGTTACCCATATTCCGTGTAGGCAGGGGGGGATATTCCGTGGACCTCTAATCGTCACCATGCGGCCTATTCCCTATGAAAGGGTAACCAGGGTTGTGCAGATAACATCTCGTTACCCCTTTGTCCATGGGGCCCCTGTCCACATAGGGAGCCCGGAAAGGATAGGAATAAAAGACCTGTCCACACCTGATTTTGGTGAAGCGGTCAAGATCAGAGGGGGCGAGGTACCCCTCTTTTGGGCCTGCGGCGTGACGCCTCAGAAGGCCCTTTTAGATGCCAAGCCCGAGATTTGTATCACCCATGTTCCAGGGCATATGTTTATATCAGACATTGTGAACGAAGAACTGGCCACCCTTTAG
- the pxpB gene encoding 5-oxoprolinase subunit PxpB gives MSYQNPRYRIMGDRALILELGDEISPEVNRRVRELVLTLEENPLEGLVEIVPTYRSLLIIYDPLKIGLAALQHRIEEFQKKIEGIPIPEPKTVDIPVVYGGEYGPDLEWVSQYHKISREEIIRLHSGSTYQVYMIGFTPGFPYMGELPQRLATPRRETPRTVIPAGSVAIAQRQTGIYPVESPGGWQIIGRTPLKLFDSTQSPPTLLEMGDRVRFSPIEDEEFEHWPR, from the coding sequence ATGTCCTATCAAAACCCCCGATACCGCATAATGGGCGATCGGGCCTTGATCCTCGAGTTGGGGGATGAGATCAGCCCTGAGGTGAATCGAAGGGTGAGGGAGTTGGTCCTCACGTTGGAGGAAAATCCCCTCGAAGGCTTGGTGGAGATTGTCCCTACCTATCGGTCCCTCCTCATCATTTATGATCCGTTGAAAATAGGTTTGGCCGCGCTACAACACAGGATAGAAGAGTTCCAAAAAAAGATCGAAGGAATCCCAATTCCTGAGCCAAAGACCGTGGATATTCCTGTCGTTTACGGGGGTGAATACGGCCCTGACTTGGAATGGGTGTCCCAGTATCATAAAATTAGCCGGGAAGAGATAATCCGCCTTCATTCAGGTTCTACCTATCAGGTCTATATGATCGGCTTTACCCCGGGGTTTCCCTATATGGGAGAATTGCCGCAACGGCTGGCAACCCCCCGCAGGGAAACGCCGAGAACGGTGATCCCTGCAGGCTCAGTGGCTATCGCACAGAGACAAACAGGGATCTACCCAGTGGAGAGCCCTGGAGGGTGGCAGATCATCGGCCGAACCCCCTTGAAGCTATTCGATTCCACCCAGTCCCCCCCCACGCTCCTGGAAATGGGCGATCGGGTAAGGTTCTCTCCCATAGAGGATGAGGAGTTCGAGCATTGGCCCCGGTAG